ATGAGCTGAATGATGTACCAGAATTTAAAGGATTTATGGTTGCTACTAATATAAACGTTGCTCAGAGGTTAGTGGATTATATAAAGGAAACTTATTCTAAATGAGCTAAGAATAGATCGTGATTTGTTTCCTCTAATAATCTTCTAAGATTGTCTATTTTTTGTCTCAAACCAGGTACCACGGCTTTTGGATATTCTAACGTCCATAGAAGTTCATATAGTTCCTCCATCATCTTATAAGTCTCTTCAGCTTCTCTTTTTTGGTCTTTTCTTAATAATTCTAACACTCTTCTTCTCATTTCACCTATTGCATCAGCTATGCCTAAAATGTAATAAATTTCTGGTATTCCTAAATCTTCAGCCGTCTTAAGTTTCTCATTAAAATACATTGAAAGAACTATTGTAGCTTCAGAAATCTCTTGAAATGCTGTTCCAACGTCACCGTAAAGCAACTCTGGGTATTCATCAATTATTTTTCTCAACTCATCAAGCCTTTGTAAAGCTAAATTGTATTTCTTTAATGCCTCTTCCTTGTTTAATCTATGTGAAAGAGATATTGTTTCACCAGAGTATCTTATAACTTCTCTAGCTATAAGCAATACTTTTTCCCTTTTATCAAATCTTTCTTGTAGCTTGGGAGATATTTTATCGATATAACTTTTTAATTCATCTGTGAGCATAAGTTAGAATTCGGTTTAAGTAATTAAAATTATGAGCCATAATTAGTAGGAAAGAAAAATACTTATACTGCTTATACTTTTTAAAAACTATGAGAGAGATAAAGACGGTTTCCGTAATAGGAGCTGGAGTTATAGGTGCTGGATGGAGTACACTATTAGCTTTAAAAGGGTACGAAAACTGGTTTTATACTGAAAAAAAAGAAACGTTAGATAAAGGATTAGCTAAAATTAAAGGCTATTTACAAGTTTTATATGATTATAAATTAGTAGATAAAGAGCCAGATTATTATTTACAAAAAGTTCATCCTACGACTAACCTCAATGAGGCTATAAACAATACGGACTTTGTACTTGAGGCCATAATTGAAGAATACGGCCCCAAAAAAGCATTATTTAGGCAGTTAGATGAAAAATTAGATAAAGACGTGGTACTAGCAAGTAGCACATCTGGATTATTAATGACTGAAATTCAAAAAGCTATGACTAGATATCCAGAAAGAGGTGTTATTGCTCACCCATGGAATCCTCCACATTTATTACCTTTAGTTGAGATAGTACCGGGAGAAAAAACTTCGCAAGAAACAATAAATGCTACAAAGGACTTTATGGAGAACAAACTTGAAAGAGTAGTTGTAGTACTAAAGAAAGAAATTCCAGGATTTATAGGAAATAGATTAGCCTTTGCATTATTTAGAGAAGCTGTTTATCTAGTTGATGAAGGAGTTGCAACAGTAGAAGATATAGATAAAGTAATGACTGCTGCAATTGGATTAAGATGGGCTTTCATGGGGCCATTCTTAACTTACCACTTAGGAGGAGGAGAAGGAGGACTTGAATATTTCTTTAGCAGAGGGTTTGGTTATGGTGCGAACGAATGGATGTATACTTTAGCAAAATATGATAAATTCCCATATACTGGAGTAGTAAAATCTGTACAACAAATGAAAGAGTATGAATTCTTAAAGAACAAGAGCTTCCAAGAATTATCTAGATGGAGAGACGAAAAATTGATTTCACTTATTAAGCTATTAAGAGGAAAGATTTGATTTTTATTCTTCTTCTTTAAATTCTAGTATTCCTAAATTCTCTAATAAACCAGAGTCTGTAACGTCAAATAGTATTGCTTCTTCTGTTTCAGAAGTGTTTACATGATAGTGTACTATGTTAGCCGGTACCACGAATACATCACCTTCTTCCCATTCTAGCTTTTTTCCCCCAACTACAGAGTAACCTTTTCCTTTTACTACTAAGTAAATAGATGCCATATTATGAGAATGAGGTTTTGTTGTGGCTTTAGGTGATAAATATTGGAAGCCAGGCATCATGGTTGGTGTAAGACCTCTAGATCTACCAGTGCTTGGGGAGTAGAGCATTACTTTAGCTACTCCCTTTTCTATTGGATTATCTTGAGCTAAAAGTTTGAGTAATTCCAAAATTTTATTAAACTTTATAACTTTAGGACTTATTTGAGGCGGTGGATTAGTATGTTCCATAAAGGCTACTATTTTAAGATCTTCAGTTTCATTTTCTATTTCAGAAATTATTTCTTTAGCTTTTTCCCTTATAATTTCAGATTGTTTATCGATTCGTTGGAGAGTTTTAGACATAAGTATAAATTGTATAAGTAGTTTAAAAAGATGATGGATATGATTAAATGTTACGTTATTATGGAAGGAAAGAAATGTGTTGAAATATGTGGAAGAGTCATTTGTGATGAAGAAACTGTAAAAAGTTATGGAGAAATGTGTGAAAAATGTGCAAGGGGAGATAAGAAATCGTGTGTGGAGCTTTATGAAAGATATGGTTGTTGGAGTATTACAGGCTGGTGGTTATGAGTATTGATAATAATGCGGACACGAGTCCAGCCATTACCATAAGTACAATTGTGAATATTTTCTCTCTTAACTCTCCTTCATAAAATATTCCTAAAACTGAAAGTGAACCAGCAGATAGTAAAATAGTTAAAGTAATATTTCTAAATAGAATGTAAATTAGAAGTGGAACTAAACCTATAAATGGAGAAAGCGTATGTGCAATTGTAGATAATATTACTCCTATCTTCATACTATAGTCATAAACTGTTCCTCTTAAAGATCTCATCATTTGTCTTTCTAGTTCCTTTAAATCTTCTTCTCTCTCTTTTAATTCTACGACTATTGTGTTCCACATCGACGAAAGAGAGACGCCAACTATTCCAGACAATGTTAGAGGAATTAGTTTAGGAATAGGAGTTTTTGCTATTGCAGATGAGACAATTATACTTAATGCTACTAATAATCCGTCAAAAGCTCCTAGAACTATATACCTTCGGAAAGAGGACTTATCGTCTCGTAAAATCATCTTAAAAGCTGTTAAAAGTTTTTGCGACACAGTAATACTTTAGATTGAACTTATATATTAGGTTTATGTAAAAAAAGCCAATGAATAAAACCATTTACTTGGGTTTGGCAATAATAGTCTTAATATTAACTGCAATTGGAGTTTATTCATTTAATTCATATAAAACTACAATAACAGTTAGTAATCTAGGAGGTTCAAGCATTAATGGGAAATATGAACTTATTGTGAAAATCTATGTAAATTATGGACCGTTTGGTGGTACTCATCCATTATCTTCTGCAGATGTTTGGCTCTACTTAAACGGTAAATATTATAATCAATCCTTGACTAATTCCCAAGGTGAAGTTATATTTTATGTTCCTCCAGGGAATTACACAGTATTTTTTACTGTGTTTCACATAACTAAAAATATAGTAGTGAACTCCAATACGGAGGTTGTCTTAAACTACGCATATCTAAAATCCTCGTGATGTAAACGGGAGTACAACTGATGAGTGATGAAGTGGTCCTCGACTGAAAAGTTTTTACTTTGTTTTCTAAGTATATAGTATGAGTGTAAAGATTGATGTAGTAAGGGTTGAGATACCAGAAGGTACTAATGTAATAATAGGTCAATCCCATTTCATAAAAACAGTTGAAGATTTATATGAAACTCTCGCTTCATCAAGCCCTCATTTAAAGTTTGGAATTGCTTTTTGTGAAGCTAGTGGAAAAAGGTTAATAAGATGGGACGGAAATGATGAGGAATTAATAAAAATAGCACAACAAACAGCCTTAAGAATAGGTGCTGGACATACTTTTGTAATTTATATAAAGAACGGATTTCCAATTAACGTTTTAAACAGAATAAAGAATGTGGAAGAAGTAGTAAGAATATTTGCAGCAACTGCAAATCCTCTTCAAGTTCTTGTAGCTGAGACTGATCAAGGTAGAGGAGTAATCGGAGTAGTTGATGGTTATACTCCTTTAGGGATTGAGACAGAAAGTGATATAAAAGAGAGGAAGGAGCTCCTCAGGAAGTTCGGATATAAAAGATAAAGCTTTCTCAAGCAATAAATCTGAAACTTCTTTTTCTCCTTTACAGTACTTTACCATTGAAGCTGAAAGTAAAATGAGAGCTTGAAGGTATTTTCTCTTTTTCTCATCTTTTTCTATTTTCCATTTTTCCTCTAACGTTTCATGAGACTCCCAAAATCTTGCGTTAAAAAACAAATTCTCAAATGAATCTTTTCCTCCTATAAATAATGGGTTTCCTAAAATCTCTGTGATTCTATCATTTTCGTAAGCATCAATTTCAACATATTTACAGATTCTAACATCAATTACGTTTATTTCTTCCTTCCTAAGTTTTTCCTTAATAGACACATCACAACAACCTTTAGGGTAAAAATAAATTACTCGTTTCACCCGTTAATTTTTAAAGGAATAAATAAAAGTCTTATCGAACGAAGTTGGCGTTTAAGAAATTTTATGAAGAAGGAAAAGAGGTAGATTATGAAATTGACAATCCAGTAAGCCTTGATGAAATATGGGAACCTCTGGATGAAATATTCAACTCATTAAAAGATGTTAATGTGGTAGATGTATATTATAAAGAGGTTGAAATTAATGAAAACACATCTTATCCTACCGTGATTGTTGATATTTATAATAATGATGGTTCAAATCCAGTATACTTAATTTATGTTAAAGAACTAGATGAATTCTCTTGGAAAGAATTAAAAAGCAAAATTGTCCAGAAATATAAAGATAAATTAAATGTTTGTGATGAAGATGAGATGTATGTTTCATTTTGTTCATAGTTTTTATTTTTGGAAAGTTAAAAGATACATATGGGAAAGGAGGCTGTCCTATATAAGATAGAAGGAAACAAAATTAGATGCGTAGCCTGTGCGAGGAGATGTTTAATTGGAGAAGGGCAAATTGGATTTTGTGGTGTTAGATCTGTTCGTAACGGAAAATTATACTTAGATGTTTATGGAAAAGTTGCCGCTGCACATGTCGATCCTATTGAGAAAAAACCATTAGTTCACTTTTATCCTGGGTCAAAAGTGTTTTCCTTCTCTACTTTTGGCTGTAATTGGATGTGTATGTATTGTCAAAACTTTGATATTAGTCAAAGAAGAAGAGCCGAGGGTACTAATGTAACACCAGAAGAGTTAGTTGAAATGGCTTTAGCTTATGATGCAGAGGGTATGACATATACTTATAATGAACCGGCAATAATTGCTGAATTTGCACACGATACTGGAGTCATAGCAAGAAAGAAGGGATTATTTAACACAATGGTTACTAATGGTTATTGGACCCCAGAATTAGTAGATTACGTAAAAGACTTCCTTGATGCAGCAACAGTTGATTTTAAGGGAAACGGAGAACCTAAATTTATGAAAAGATATACTGGAGCTTCTGGACCAGAACCAATAATAGAAACTATAAAGGGACTTAAAGAAAAGGGAATACATGTTGAAATCACAGATCTTATTGTACCTCAAATTGGTGACAACTTAGAGGCAGCAAAATCACTTTTAAGCAAAATCATGGATATTTTAGGTCCAGATGTACCAGTTCATTTCCTTAGGTTTCACCCTGATTATAAGCTTGATTATCTTCCATGGACACCTGTTGAAACCCTTGAAGCACATTATAAATTGGCTAAAGAAATGGGTTTCAGATATGTTTATATTGGTAATGTCCCAGGACATCCTTATGAAAACACTTATTGCCCTAATTGTGGAAGAATGGTAATTAGGAGAGAAGGTTTTAGAATTTTAGAGTGGCATTTAACTGAAGATATGAGATGTAAATATTGTGGATATAAGTTACCGATTGTAGGAAAACTATCAAAGCATGCATTTGAAGATAGGTTTGAAGAAGTATATTTATAAAAATCATTTACCTTTAAATTGGGCTTTTCTCTTTTCTAAGAAGGCATTAACTCCCTCTTTTTCATCTTCCGTACTGAACACAACTCCCCATCCTAGGCTTTCCATATTTAATCCAGCCAATATTGGTAAATCTATTCCTTGATTTACTAAAAGCTTAATTAAAGCTACGGAAACTGGTGGCTTTTCAGCAAGTTTCATTGCAAAGTTTCTGGTTTCTTGTTCTAAGTTAGCTAAAGGCACAACCTTATTAACTAACCCTATTCTTTCAGCCTCTTTTGCTGGAATCCTATCCCCAGTAAGCATCATTTCTAAAGCTTTTCCTTTCCCTACAAGCCTTACTAACCTTTGTGTTCCACCAAATCCCGGATAAATACCAAGATTTATTTCTGGTAAACCTAATTGAGCTTCTTCAGCAGCAATCCTTATATCGCATGCCATAGCTAACTCTAAACCTCCACCTAAAGCATAACCGTTTATCATAGCTATTGTAGGCTTATTTACGTTTTCAATATAGTCCATAAGTTCTCTTCCACTTTTAGCAAACTGCCATGCTGTATAGCCATTTAATTCTTTAAACTGAGATATGTCAGCACCAGCTGAAAATGCCTTGCCGTTTCCAGTTATAATTATTACTTTTACTTCTTGATCAGCTAAAAATTCATCAATACCTTGCCTAAGTTCCTTAATCATTTGCTGATTTATTGCGTTTAATCTATCTGGTCTATTTAAATAAATCCACCCTAGGGGGGCTTCTTTTTTAACAACAATTGTTTCCATAAGATCTACATAGAGATCAAGCTTAAAAATAATGAAGTTTAACTAAAACTCTTTGAAAAATGCTTTTAAGATCTTACTCAATAAAAATAATTATGAAAAAAGACTTAAGACCATTGTTATTCTCTTCTATTGCGATTGTTCCAATTGGAGGAAGTACAATTTCTTCTTATATTTTATCTGATTATTTAAGGGATTTCTTCGAGACTTTAAGATATCTTCCACTAATATGGGGACTGTCAACCTTATCATCCTTCTTAGTCGCTTATTATTATTTTAGACAATGGATGTTTGAAATTCTAGCCGTTGTAATAGTAGCCCCTATTTTAGTTTCTTTTATAAATAGTAAAAGATTTGAGAATATTAAAATAGATGTAAATGAATATTACATTGAAATAAAATTTGAAGTTCCTATGAAAAGATTATCCTTTGATAATCCATCAACCTTATTTGAATACGTTTTTGACAAAGCTCTTAAGAAGATCAAACCCCCATATTTATTTAAATTAAGGAGCTTAGATAATTGTGGGAATTTGAAAGTAGTTCCAAGGGAGAATTCAATTATATTAAGAAAACGATGTGGTGATACTGTTGTTGAAATAATTATATCAAATAATGATAAGGCTGATCTAAAAGTAACAATGACTTATTAAATTCATGTGTAACTGAAGATCAAATCTGTAGACAAAGCGCTTGAAACTCTCTGAAACAAAGAAAGGAAGTCTGAACCATTAAAATTATTTGGGCAATTTGGGTTTTTATTACGAATTGTATTTCATTAGCTTTATCAGTTTTATTTAAACATATGGTCAAATCTTATATGCTAAAAATTACTTATATGATAGAATTTTAAAAATTATTTAAACTTGAAGAAATATTTAACTTAGATTAGTTTTATTACAATTAATGTAATTAATATTATAGCTAAATAAGGAGAAGATAACTTAAACGATTCCCAAGCTTCCTCTGCAGTTGGATTTCTATATAGTTTAAACGAGGTATATAATAGCATTACAGATGCTAATAGAGCAACAATAGTGTAGATTAAACCAACATATAATCCAATTAATAGTGCAAATGGTATCATTAAAGCATTAGATACTGCAATAGCTTTAGCTGAAGTTTTTTCATCTTTTAGAACTGGTAACATTGGTATTTCAGCGTTTTTATAATCATCTCTAAATCTTAACGCTAAGGACCAGAAGTGACCCGGAGTCCACATGAATATTAAGAAACCTAATAGGAAAGATAAGAGTGTAAAAGTGTCACTACTTGCTGCAAAACCAGCCCACGCTGACGCGCTACCAGCAAAACCACCTATTACTATATTCCACCAAGTTCTAGGTTTTAGCCATATAGAATAGATGACCACATAGATAAATGAACCTAATGCTATAAATAATGCAGTTAATGGATTAGCTAAAAATCCTAATAAGGTCCCAGCAACGATAAATATTGCACCCACCATATAAGCTTCTCTTTTTCCAACTTCACCCTTAACAGTAGGCCTCCATGAGGTTCTCTTCATTTTACTATCTCTTTCAATCTCCAGTCCTCCGTTAATTATCATTCCTCCTCCAGCAGCTAAACTCCCACCAATTAGTACAGCTAGAAAGCTAATTATAATGCTTGTAATATTAACTACCTTAGGTAATCCTAATACAAACCCAGCAATAGCAGCTAAATCCAACAAACTAATAACTCTGGGTTTTGAAAGCTTAATGTAATCAACTAGTTTCCTTGAAATATTTATTGACATGAGTCTCACGTATATTTTTGTATTTTACGTACTTAAATATTTTCTTAAATAATTACTAGTAAAGAAAATTACAAGCAATTTCTCTTTAAAAGAATCAGATCAGATAAAGCTGCATATGCTGCATTTAAAGGTCCAGCTCCAGGTCCTCTAATCAGAATAGTCTGAATATCAGTAGTTATCTCTAAGGCATTTTCTACTCCGTCGACTGAGTACAAAGGATCCTCTGGATCAAGTATTTTAGGCTTAACCCAAACGTCGTTTTCGTCTCCATAAGCTATTAACTTTACTTTTCCTTGCTTAGGCAAATCCTTATTGATTCCCTCAAACTTTACATTATGAATGGTAACGTTCTTGTTTAACATGTAATTTGCTAAAATTGTAACTTTCGCTGCTGCATCAAAGCCATTAATATCTAAAGTTGGGTCTTCTTCTGCATAACCTCTTCTTTGAGCTTCTTTTAATGCTTCCTCAAAACTACTCCCTTTGCTCATAAGGGTTAATATAAAGTTCGTTGTCCCATTAAGTATTCCTCTAATTCTTTTAACCTCACTAGCTGGAAGTACTCTATAAAGATTTATTGATGGAGTACCACTCATTACTGTACCTTGAAAACCAATTTTTACACCTTTTGATTTAGCTAGGCTAAAGATTTCGTTATATGCCAAAGCTAATGGGGCTTTGTTAGTAGTTATTATGCTAACTCTGTCTTTGATTGCATCCTTATACAGAGAAAGAGAGGGTTCCCCATCTTTATAATTTGCTGAAGAAACATCTATTATAACGTCAGGCTTTACAATTTCATAAGCTTTAAACACGTCTCCCTGCATGTCGGCTGTAAATTCCTCCTTATCTTTTAGCATTATTCCTTTCCTTGTTACTATCCCAGCAATTTCTACGTCGTTTAGCTCAGTGACTTTGTTTTTCTTTTCGTGGAGTAATTTCCTAAATGATTTTCCCACATTTCCAAATCCAAAGAGTAATAGTTTCATGCTATATTCACCACACCATCCCATTTTCCATTTGCGTATTTTACGAGTAGCTCAGCAGTTAATTTAGCAGCTCTTATTACTAAATCTTTCTCTACTCCTGGAACACCAGCTGAAACTATGAGCACATTTTTCGTCTCTAACATAATGTTAGTTAATGTGGAGTCTCTATGTGGGTAAATGTGCATCACTTTTCCACTGTCATCAACCATAATAGGAATATTAGGATTAATTTTCTCTGGTTCCTTTTTCCCTATACCATAAAAAAATTCATTTCCTTTACTTAGAATAATCTTAGGATTTCCTATTATTTTATCCATGTCATATAAGCCAATCGGGACTAAAGTTTCTGTACTAACAATATTTCCAGCATCAACCACGTTATTTATTCTAGGTAATTTTCCATTTCTTGCTACTCTTCTTCTCAATGCCTCACCACTAGGTCTAGTTTTAGTTGGATCTATGCCAATTTTCCAATAAAAGTCTCTATATGCTCTTACTACTGGATTATCCTTAAGGGAGTCTGGATTTTCACTTCTATATTTTTCTTCTATCTTTTGTAATTCTTTTTCTATTTCGTTATTTTCTTTTTCTACTTTAACATTATGAACTTCGGTAAAACCAACAAATATTCCTAATTTCTTTGCATCTTCATATACTTTAACAATCATAGTTTATGTTTCTGGTGTGGAGACAATAAACCTTACTTTTTTAACCCCTTTGATTTGTGATAGCTTGCTAGTTAGTTCAACTAAATCCTTCTTTTTTCCTTTTACAGCGATAGCCTCAATGCATTGTTGACCAACATGAATATGTAAAACTGAAATTATTTTATCCTCATGTTCATGCTGAAACTTAGTTACTTCAGTTGCATCTTCATCATAAACCAGGTTAATTATACCATAAACGAAGCTATCACTATCTTCATTTTCATCGAGATAATTTCTTAGTGAAACTTGAAACACTTTACTTCTATCTACTACTTGTTTTTCTCTCAAATACCTCTCTAGTCTCTCATATAATTCTCTAGGTATAGAAATGCTAATCTTTTCGCTCATTTATATAAACTACTCATCAGAGTAAAATATATGGATTTATTAAAAAAGGCTGAAGAACTAGGAGCCACTTTTGCTGACCTTAGAGTAATGAAAATTAAAGAATTATCTCTAACCGTAACAGAAGATAGAGAAATTATTAACACTAATGGAGTTGATGAAGGTTTTTCTCTTAGAGTTCTTTATAGAAATAATTGGGGATATAAGTCTGGTACTAGAGAAATAAATGAAGAAGATTTACAGGATGCAATTAACGTAAGTTATGGAGATGAAAAGGTCAACATAGTTTATGTTCCTCCAAAAAAGGATAAAGTAGATATCAAGGTTAAATACGAATTTAATAAGTCTATCTCTGAAAAACTTAACGATTTAAAAAAACTCAGAGAAAGCGTTTTCTCGCTTTCAGATAGGATAAAAAGCGTTAATATTCGATATTATGAAACGCATTATGATAAAGAGTATTATAGCACGGAAGACAGAGACATTAAACAAAAATATGTTGTTAGTGGTTTTTCAATAGTTGTTGTTGCAAGAGAAAATGACATAACTGCATCCGCTTATGTATCTAAATCCACATTTCAAGGTTATCCATTAGAAGTTTTTGATATAAATGAAGTTTTGGAAACTTTAAAAAGAAGAATTGAAGGACAACTTAAAGGTAAAACACCGAAAGCTGATAAGTATACCGTAATTTTAGCCCCAGAAGTTGTAGGAGTTTTTGCTCACGAGGCTGTAGGTCATTTAGCTGAGGCTGATTTGGCAGTTAACGGAATACTTTATGAGTTAAGGGGAAAGAAGATAGCAAATGATTACGTAAATATTGTTGATTCCCCTTACTTAGACTTTCCTATGGCAATTGGACTTACAGTTTATGACGACGAGGGAATTGAAGGTAGGGAAGTTTACATTATTAAAGATGGAGTTGTAAATGAGTTTCTCACTGACAGGTTTTATTCGGCTTATTTAGGACAAAAGCCTACTGGTAATGCGAGAGCTGAAGACTTCAGAAACCCAGTAATAATAAGAATGAGAAACACTTACATAATGCCCGGTAACTTCTCTTATGAGGAAATGATAAATGATATTAAGCAAGGCATATTACTTGTCTCTCCTAGAGGAGGTCAAACAAGTCCAGATGGTACTTTTCAATTTGGAATACAAGAGGCATATACAATAGAAAACGGGGAAATAAAAGAGCCTCTGAGAAATGTAGGAATAGCTGGGTAT
The nucleotide sequence above comes from Sulfurisphaera javensis. Encoded proteins:
- a CDS encoding haloacid dehalogenase, translating into MLTDELKSYIDKISPKLQERFDKREKVLLIAREVIRYSGETISLSHRLNKEEALKKYNLALQRLDELRKIIDEYPELLYGDVGTAFQEISEATIVLSMYFNEKLKTAEDLGIPEIYYILGIADAIGEMRRRVLELLRKDQKREAEETYKMMEELYELLWTLEYPKAVVPGLRQKIDNLRRLLEETNHDLFLAHLE
- a CDS encoding 3-hydroxyacyl-CoA dehydrogenase family protein; the protein is MREIKTVSVIGAGVIGAGWSTLLALKGYENWFYTEKKETLDKGLAKIKGYLQVLYDYKLVDKEPDYYLQKVHPTTNLNEAINNTDFVLEAIIEEYGPKKALFRQLDEKLDKDVVLASSTSGLLMTEIQKAMTRYPERGVIAHPWNPPHLLPLVEIVPGEKTSQETINATKDFMENKLERVVVVLKKEIPGFIGNRLAFALFREAVYLVDEGVATVEDIDKVMTAAIGLRWAFMGPFLTYHLGGGEGGLEYFFSRGFGYGANEWMYTLAKYDKFPYTGVVKSVQQMKEYEFLKNKSFQELSRWRDEKLISLIKLLRGKI
- a CDS encoding cupin domain-containing protein, with the protein product MSKTLQRIDKQSEIIREKAKEIISEIENETEDLKIVAFMEHTNPPPQISPKVIKFNKILELLKLLAQDNPIEKGVAKVMLYSPSTGRSRGLTPTMMPGFQYLSPKATTKPHSHNMASIYLVVKGKGYSVVGGKKLEWEEGDVFVVPANIVHYHVNTSETEEAILFDVTDSGLLENLGILEFKEEE
- a CDS encoding adenosine-specific kinase; the encoded protein is MSVKIDVVRVEIPEGTNVIIGQSHFIKTVEDLYETLASSSPHLKFGIAFCEASGKRLIRWDGNDEELIKIAQQTALRIGAGHTFVIYIKNGFPINVLNRIKNVEEVVRIFAATANPLQVLVAETDQGRGVIGVVDGYTPLGIETESDIKERKELLRKFGYKR
- a CDS encoding DUF309 domain-containing protein — its product is MKRVIYFYPKGCCDVSIKEKLRKEEINVIDVRICKYVEIDAYENDRITEILGNPLFIGGKDSFENLFFNARFWESHETLEEKWKIEKDEKKRKYLQALILLSASMVKYCKGEKEVSDLLLEKALSFISELPEELLPLFYITFCLNP
- the amrS gene encoding AmmeMemoRadiSam system radical SAM enzyme, encoding MGKEAVLYKIEGNKIRCVACARRCLIGEGQIGFCGVRSVRNGKLYLDVYGKVAAAHVDPIEKKPLVHFYPGSKVFSFSTFGCNWMCMYCQNFDISQRRRAEGTNVTPEELVEMALAYDAEGMTYTYNEPAIIAEFAHDTGVIARKKGLFNTMVTNGYWTPELVDYVKDFLDAATVDFKGNGEPKFMKRYTGASGPEPIIETIKGLKEKGIHVEITDLIVPQIGDNLEAAKSLLSKIMDILGPDVPVHFLRFHPDYKLDYLPWTPVETLEAHYKLAKEMGFRYVYIGNVPGHPYENTYCPNCGRMVIRREGFRILEWHLTEDMRCKYCGYKLPIVGKLSKHAFEDRFEEVYL
- a CDS encoding enoyl-CoA hydratase/isomerase family protein, whose amino-acid sequence is METIVVKKEAPLGWIYLNRPDRLNAINQQMIKELRQGIDEFLADQEVKVIIITGNGKAFSAGADISQFKELNGYTAWQFAKSGRELMDYIENVNKPTIAMINGYALGGGLELAMACDIRIAAEEAQLGLPEINLGIYPGFGGTQRLVRLVGKGKALEMMLTGDRIPAKEAERIGLVNKVVPLANLEQETRNFAMKLAEKPPVSVALIKLLVNQGIDLPILAGLNMESLGWGVVFSTEDEKEGVNAFLEKRKAQFKGK
- the cyoE gene encoding heme o synthase, encoding MSINISRKLVDYIKLSKPRVISLLDLAAIAGFVLGLPKVVNITSIIISFLAVLIGGSLAAGGGMIINGGLEIERDSKMKRTSWRPTVKGEVGKREAYMVGAIFIVAGTLLGFLANPLTALFIALGSFIYVVIYSIWLKPRTWWNIVIGGFAGSASAWAGFAASSDTFTLLSFLLGFLIFMWTPGHFWSLALRFRDDYKNAEIPMLPVLKDEKTSAKAIAVSNALMIPFALLIGLYVGLIYTIVALLASVMLLYTSFKLYRNPTAEEAWESFKLSSPYLAIILITLIVIKLI
- a CDS encoding homoserine dehydrogenase, giving the protein MKLLLFGFGNVGKSFRKLLHEKKNKVTELNDVEIAGIVTRKGIMLKDKEEFTADMQGDVFKAYEIVKPDVIIDVSSANYKDGEPSLSLYKDAIKDRVSIITTNKAPLALAYNEIFSLAKSKGVKIGFQGTVMSGTPSINLYRVLPASEVKRIRGILNGTTNFILTLMSKGSSFEEALKEAQRRGYAEEDPTLDINGFDAAAKVTILANYMLNKNVTIHNVKFEGINKDLPKQGKVKLIAYGDENDVWVKPKILDPEDPLYSVDGVENALEITTDIQTILIRGPGAGPLNAAYAALSDLILLKRNCL
- a CDS encoding B3/4 domain-containing protein, which gives rise to MIVKVYEDAKKLGIFVGFTEVHNVKVEKENNEIEKELQKIEEKYRSENPDSLKDNPVVRAYRDFYWKIGIDPTKTRPSGEALRRRVARNGKLPRINNVVDAGNIVSTETLVPIGLYDMDKIIGNPKIILSKGNEFFYGIGKKEPEKINPNIPIMVDDSGKVMHIYPHRDSTLTNIMLETKNVLIVSAGVPGVEKDLVIRAAKLTAELLVKYANGKWDGVVNIA
- a CDS encoding CopG family ribbon-helix-helix protein, translating into MSEKISISIPRELYERLERYLREKQVVDRSKVFQVSLRNYLDENEDSDSFVYGIINLVYDEDATEVTKFQHEHEDKIISVLHIHVGQQCIEAIAVKGKKKDLVELTSKLSQIKGVKKVRFIVSTPET
- the tldD gene encoding zinc metalloprotease TldD — encoded protein: MDLLKKAEELGATFADLRVMKIKELSLTVTEDREIINTNGVDEGFSLRVLYRNNWGYKSGTREINEEDLQDAINVSYGDEKVNIVYVPPKKDKVDIKVKYEFNKSISEKLNDLKKLRESVFSLSDRIKSVNIRYYETHYDKEYYSTEDRDIKQKYVVSGFSIVVVARENDITASAYVSKSTFQGYPLEVFDINEVLETLKRRIEGQLKGKTPKADKYTVILAPEVVGVFAHEAVGHLAEADLAVNGILYELRGKKIANDYVNIVDSPYLDFPMAIGLTVYDDEGIEGREVYIIKDGVVNEFLTDRFYSAYLGQKPTGNARAEDFRNPVIIRMRNTYIMPGNFSYEEMINDIKQGILLVSPRGGQTSPDGTFQFGIQEAYTIENGEIKEPLRNVGIAGYTIETLRDISAVSKEFNVSPGYCGKDGQSVPVGVGGPYVKVNNMKVGGVVD